The genomic DNA TGGGGAGTAAATGTTTTCCTTATTCTTCGCCGGCCGCATCACTACACCCTATGCCTGCTGAATGAATGCTATATAATTTAAGGCCATTTTCACCTGTAAATTTACTTTTTCAACTACGAGACACTTTATGCTGCGGACGCTGCAAGCCACtcgttcgtttttgtttgtgttatcatatttgttttcttttcttgaaTGTACTGCTGGAGACCACAAGCAATTACATATTGGTAATTTGGCAACTGCTGTTACGTACATAATTcttaggagaaaaaaatgataaaaaagggaaaagctaaataaataaaagatacAAACCTTTTCGTTTACTATACAAACCAAATTCAACTGAAGAACATATAAAAGAGGAACCAAATaaatagtaaaacaaaaagggaaaggaggagaaaaataaaataaaaactcagAATGTGGAATgtattcttatttttattttttatttattagaaATACGTGTTTACTTCTtcttaatcttcttcttcgtcacGATCGACAACGATCGATctcatgttgttgttttccttagtaaattataaattatacAAAATACTACACGATAAATGATGTTGCTTCTGTTTGTGTGTCACACATTCACTCAGCTCTTACAGAACGATTCCGATGGGATGGGTAATCAGTAAGTTTGATACGAGAAGGGACagacatacagacacacagacagacaaaaTGATgcgaaaattaaaaaaataaagtttttcttcgttaaattaagattttttaGTGGTTaacggggttgttttttttcccctgttgtgttttttttctcgaatagCCTACATTTGTatgattaatttattaaagCCTTTaatttagtgtgtgtgtgtgttttttttcttcttgtttcaGTAGTCAAAGCATAACTTTACCCATAATTTAAATATACCTTTTGCTCTCTGTGCGTGTGCGCTTGTGCCCAAGTTTTACCACAGATTAGTAAACGCAAACTAGCAGCAAATACACCACCAAGTGAAATGCAACAGCAGAATTGCTAAATTGAGTTACTGTTAAGTTCACATTCACTGTTAGGAATTTAAATGCTAGCAAAAATTCAAAAGGGAAGACAAactataaaaataaagcattaCGACTAGCTCCATACGGCCCGGAAATAAGGCAAAGGGCAATACTTTCGAGGGGAGAGGGGGCAAGTAAGTCATGGACTTACTGACTGACAATGTGTCAATCTGCAAATTCGGTACGACGGCTTAACTGGGTTTAAGGCATAAGAGCGCGAACAGGTGAACTGCATCTGCCACGCGTCTTACGCTTATACAAATCGGCATTGATGGCACTGTTAGAAAACAGGGTGCAACACTCTATGCTGTTGTGGCAACATTACGGACAAAGTGTTATGTACAAAAGCTACCAAACTAAAACCACATTAACACACGTGATACATAAACAAGCTACACAAACATATGTACAGGGCGGCTCCGGAAGCCGCCTGTTGGCTGTGTTTttgggataaaaaaaaacataaagaaAATGCTAAAGAAAAATAGGCAAATAAAGCAGGGTAAGAACGGGAACGAAATTCCCGTCCAAGGTTGTATCTTAATATGGCAGCACTGGTTTGCACGGTGTAATGAGGGAGGATATGCTCTACAGGTTAGCTCTTTGTTttacatcagcaacagcaatctGGGGCTGATAGGGGGTTTTTCgtcgcaaataaaaaaacaatattagtACACATTAAACACATTACATTATGAGTGGCACGATTAAATCTaatatgcaaaacaaacaaacaaacaaaaaaaacctaacgAAAAGGAACGACCACGCCACGGGCAGGTGACGGTTAGAATTCCACCGAACAATGTTTCAAACACTCAATGGAGACGCAACGTCGCTAGGGACACAAATAAAACGATGGAAGTTGGGAAcgttcacacatacacacgcacgcacaccaatACAGTACAGTTATGAAGGATGTACGAATTGTATCTTTTCTAATGCCAGCTTTCTATCTCACCTATCAGTTTCCAACTCGCTTCTCCATTTGTGTCTACCGCCTTTTTGATTTCTGTGTTAAATACAACTACGAGctaaaattattttcccaCTTTTCTTCTTAAATGAGAATCATATTCTTTTCCattgaagaaaatgaagaaaaatgcatcctaactactactactaaccATCATTCGGTTTCGGTTGCTTGCTTTCGGCTGCCCACAGCCTCAAACAAACGCCTTCTACTACAGCTAAAATATGCTTTACGCTTACGCTAAAGATCATGTTCAATGTTATTTACCACATAAATCTGTTGTTTCCTCCCGTCCACTAACTGGTATCGCCCCTTTCATTTGATTCACTTATATATTAGCCAAACTGGTTTGTTActtggaagaaaaatagagagagaaagagagcgcaCGAGGCTCATATCAGCCACCACAGGATGATGACCGGCCCAGGtaatttaaaacattgaaaaatacgttaaaattcCTATCCAGAGCTAGCGCCAGGTTTGCAtgggcctgtgtgtgtgtgtgtggctgatgGGGTGAGATCAGAACCAACCAAACCCTACCAAACACCTAGTGCCGACAAGTTTAATATATCCCAGGTGGCGTAAATGGCGTACAGCGACAATGGCAGCCGGGCTTTTGCTGCTGTGACGGGTGTATCGTATGACATGACATCCTCACAATCTTGTGCGCAGCCCCTAGCCCCCTAGCTCTTAACCCCCGCATCCGAATGATCATGTAAATTTGAATCAATTTGTTAGATTACCTACTGAAAGGCAATACGCTTAAAGTATGCAGCTTAGCTCGATTTTGTATCGCACCCGATTCGTGTTCCCCGGTTTCCTTTCTCTTCTTGCAATTCTGCTTGCTCTGGGAGGTTCCCTCTCAGTGTACgtgttttcgtaaatgtttcgGAAAAATCTCACACGAGTTTCcgtcgttgttttgttgtgtgtggcgCCTATACGAAAAAATGAGATCACAGTATTCTAAGAGATATAAGAGACTAATAAGAGCAAACCCGAACGCTTCGTTGAGGGCTTTCTTCGTATTCGGGTGACACCGACCACTTCACCAAATAGCACCCCAGATCTTGAACGCACCCACCGTCAGGGATCGTAGTGAAAAATGGGTGAAAGTAAGCTAACGAGGTCCTGACGATGAGGCGGTAACATTCAACACTGATCGTGGAGGATCGCGTCATCATCGCGAGTGCAATCGAGTATACGTTCCGGAAAAAGGTGgtgatgtgatgtgatgtgtgCAGAATTGAGAGAGCGTTAAGGTGCAAGAACACTGTCGACATGTAAATACTGTGTGTAGCTTGATTGCAAAGTTGCTTAAAGATCGTCTATCGTCTATCCCTTAGCTTTAGATGTGTAGATGTTTGTATAAAAAAGGTGagtttcatcttcttcttcttcttcttcgtttttttctctttcgtccAGTTTGCTATGACTTACTTGTGTCCAAAGTTTGCAAAACCTTCCCGTTTTCTATTGCGCTTTGCATGTGGAGAGATGGTGGTATTTCTATTTCGTCAAACGGTATTGTGCGGATTGGTAATGTTCTCACTTGTTCTGCTGGTTTGTTGAGCTTATCTCGGCTTGCTTTGATGACTTGCTGATGGGTTGACACGTCCAGTATATGGCACTACAGGTAAGCGAAGTTTCGGTTCGGACCGTAACGTCGTTCCGGCACGATGGGTTGCTATCAATCGTATACGATTTGGCGGTGGACATTGCTACCACACTGCCTTACTCCATCAGTAAAACAATCACAAACGGTTGTCGGTGTTGTGCCGCGGTGGTAGCAGTGGTTGGTGACGGTTCCACCGACCGTTGCACGGAAGCGACTGGGGCTGTGGCGAGCGATTTTTCGATACTAGCAATAGCCTCCGTTCGACTGTTTTCACCCACATCCAGCTCCTCGTCCGAGGGGACAGTATCCACCGGGTGAGGCTGAGCCACTGGATCTGGATCTTCTCCGCTCGAGGACACCTCGTCCACGATGGCAAGCGGCGAAGCGGGTGCGACGGTAACTTCGGCCCGGTCGGACGTTTCTTCCACGGTGGTATCTTCGTTGATGTAGCCCATGAACGGATCGTCGTGGACTAGCTCGATCTGGGGATCATTCAATCGCATAATATCGATCGACGAAAGCTCGGTCTACAAGCTGCTGTTGGCCGGGTTCGACGAGGATGACACGATCGGGATACCGGTGAGATCGTCGTGCGTGAGCAGATGATGCGCGTGCATCCCCGGATGTCCCGGATGATGGCCCAGctgatggtgttgctgctgatggtggtgttgctgctgttgctgctgctgctgctgctgctgctgcgcgtGGTGGGTATGGTGAGCGGTGGAGGCACTGCTGTTGTTGGCGCTGCTGCTACCTCCACTGCTCgagtttttctccttcttgaTGCGCTGCTTCAGATGCACCTTGGCGTGACGTTTCTTCTCGTCCGAGCGGGCAAACTTGCGGCCACAAATGTCACAGGAGAACGGTTTTTCACCCGTGTGCGTACGGATGTGCGTCGTCAGGTGGTCCGAGCGGCTAAACGAGCGCATGCAGATCCGACACTGGAACGGCTTCTGTCCGGTGTGGATCCTGATATGTCGGGTCAGTTCGTCCGAGCGCGAGAACCGCCGGTCACAGTTTTCTACCGGGCAGGCATAGGGTCGCTCGTGCACGGGTGTCTTGCTCGGTCGGTTCGGGTACTTCCTCGGCTTGACGGGCACCAGCTTCAACGGCATCGTGCTCTGCTGATAGACCTGCGAAAGGATCTCGTGACCCTTGCTGGTGGCCTGATTGTACTCGGCCAGCTGGACGGCGTATTGGGCCTGTTGTGCGGCTTGTGCCGGCGTCAGTCCACCGAGCTGACTCGAATCGGACGTGCAGGCGTTCGGCGTGGAGTACGGTTCCTGCTTGGGAATGATTGGCCCGACGGAGATGGGCGTCGAGGAGGGTCCGGGCAGGACGACCGATCCGTGCTGAGGGCTACCAACGTACGGATCGACTGGCGAGTCCAACCACTGGTACTTTTGGCTCATGCCTAAGCCTGCCTGAGTCTGTCGACCGTACGAATGCATGTCCTGGCTCTGCTGCATATCCAGCGATCCAACACAGCTGTTGTAGCTCGGTGGCTGCTTCAGGATAATGCTCGCACAGTCCATGTTTAGTCCGAGCAGCTCCGTACCGGTACCGTGCCCGTGGCTGTGACCCCGCTCATCTCCTCCGGTTCCGTAgtgatgctgatggtgctggCCGATCGATGGCGAGGTAGCGGACACACCCTGTGTTGCGCTGGTGGCCTGCGGTCCGAGCAGACCGAACATGGGCGCCTGGAATAGGCTCTTGTCGGGGCTGGGCAAACCCCAGCTGGCCGGACCCAAACCGGCCGTCGGTGACATCTGACCCGAGCCCGGCATGCCCACGTTGCCCGCCTGCAGGCCCATGCTGGGGCTGCCGCTCGCCGTGAAAATGCCGCGGTAAGAGATCTTGTTCTCGATCGCATCGGACGATTGGACACCGTCATTGCTGCCGTGATGCATGTCGGCGCCACCCGTGACGCTGGCCAAACCGGCAACGCGAATCTGACCGTGGAGcgaatgttgttgttgctgctgttgctgttgttgctgttgctgctgttgctgctgctgctgctgctgttgctgtgagCCGGACGATGGGTACATCGTGTTGGTACTGCTGGTATTGCTAGCCTCTTCCTCGTTGGCGATCGATTGCGGTGTGCTGCGCTCCTGCTTCGTTGGGCTGCAGAGGCTGACGCACGGGCTGGACACCGTTTGCGGTTCCAGCGAGAGATCGTCCGATTCGATTGATCCTGCAAAACGCAACGACAGAGAAACAGAGGAAAAGAAATGGTGTTAAGTATGGATGCCCATGAAGAAGCGACGGTCGGGAAGGTAAGTCTTGTTAAACGATCATTCAAGGTGGTCCTGCAAGAGTTTTTACTTTGAAATGCCCTCCACAACGCATTGATCGCTGCGGAAACTGATAGAATTCTAGCACATTTTCTTGAGATATTTAGATTGTCTTGAGAAACTAGTTTCAGTCGATCGATCCAAGCATCTGGTTCAAGACCTAAAAGAGCCCCAGATATGGGACGTccgtaaacaaaataaacccaTTCTCTTCAATCACATGACTCAGTTAGTGGCTCAATCGATTGTTCTTTAGCTCCACTGTACTCAGCCGGTCTCAAGCCTTCTCCCTCACGCCTGACGCTTCTTGTCGCTGAAGGTGAGATCGTTTCTTTTTATGCTATCATGGTATGCATAAATTAACCATAAATTTTAATCGCACCCGCAATCATTATTGGTGTTTTTGGgctcttctttttcctccaGGGTGCTTCGTGCTGGTTGTCCTGTGGGCTTGGTTGTTATGTTTTCACCGGTaacgttcccttttttccacttAACCCGATAAGATCAGCGTTACAACATTAGCAGtgcaaaaaaacggaaacattTTGCATACTTCACCAACCGGGGACGGAAATTTGTCTTCGATAAATCATTCGATGCTAGCCAGTAAGAAAACATTGTACCAGCTCTTGGTCATCCGGAGCCGCGCTTGGAATTTTATTACCAGCTCAAGTCATCACGTGCC from Anopheles stephensi strain Indian chromosome 2, UCI_ANSTEP_V1.0, whole genome shotgun sequence includes the following:
- the LOC118506246 gene encoding probable nuclear hormone receptor HR38 isoform X2, with the protein product MLAMRRESEPIYGSVSATSNLNLLHHHAHHHHHSHHHHHQQVVHASSGHSHPSNGTGAVTDPSPTVRPSENRTLGDSATVAGSDHTVDQGGVYQAHQHLAQQQQPAQDHQQPALHHHHHHSHRTSLSPVTSASYGHAGFASLCNGSSSSSSGGLYPGFNSFGLNASNGSSGLAGAGRSTHPAASSLDEYVDILQVQQLLLENSSSAAASASSSTVASITTASCTSTTATTSTTSSSTLPTSSSLSHHPSTVSTASFFSPTSAPSTSSSAAFNAKNRPKVNLQKAAEFSAAAAAAAAAAAAANQLQGGVAPGPPAAAMIMEGLETLVAPSHHTFLLTESAAAAHFNVLSFDTCGLFKTGTTTTSLGLNNNSTTTPNNNHHHHLYHPYHHQTAVSTATALAHHQPHHHHHHTATQQQQQQQQQQQQQQQHQHNSSASTIVSSSAVSSAIASAASSTAITTHTTATTSVTASHTSHGHHHHHPHLSLLSTGGSGTGNSGGAGHHSNDSSTLHSGTGDDHSQSQTDAQAGDLNTPVTTSGDIPSFFGPSTVVEPPPITGSIESDDLSLEPQTVSSPCVSLCSPTKQERSTPQSIANEEEASNTSSTNTMYPSSGSQQQQQQQQQQQQQQQQQQQQQQHSLHGQIRVAGLASVTGGADMHHGSNDGVQSSDAIENKISYRGIFTASGSPSMGLQAGNVGMPGSGQMSPTAGLGPASWGLPSPDKSLFQAPMFGLLGPQATSATQGVSATSPSIGQHHQHHYGTGGDERGHSHGHGTGTELLGLNMDCASIILKQPPSYNSCVGSLDMQQSQDMHSYGRQTQAGLGMSQKYQWLDSPVDPYVGSPQHGSVVLPGPSSTPISVGPIIPKQEPYSTPNACTSDSSQLGGLTPAQAAQQAQYAVQLAEYNQATSKGHEILSQVYQQSTMPLKLVPVKPRKYPNRPSKTPVHERPYACPVENCDRRFSRSDELTRHIRIHTGQKPFQCRICMRSFSRSDHLTTHIRTHTGEKPFSCDICGRKFARSDEKKRHAKVHLKQRIKKEKNSSSGGSSSANNSSASTAHHTHHAQQQQQQQQQQQQHHHQQQHHQLGHHPGHPGMHAHHLLTHDDLTGIPIVSSSSNPANSSL